A section of the Leishmania braziliensis MHOM/BR/75/M2904 complete genome, chromosome 13 genome encodes:
- a CDS encoding putative long-chain-fatty-acid-CoA ligase produces MLQRFSRRSLRGYRGAQQVAALRCSLRFGMNVGGSYYQESDTAGIHQMNNDLRLGLVIKPQSTLVELWEQALKAWPTRRFLGSKMWVRGKLGYVWATYESINTEVEAMRTLLHQMGVEKGSRVVVISENRYEWVVVHFATMQLGAHFVALPTNITPSEAQLVVRSTQSKVLFVETKASYAAVKGWIGRVGQLEHAICFEDQVGEGSYAVAISIAADVPEKTPARTDVRAEDTAMIVFTAGTTGPPKGVMLSHKNIVANVSSVYASLGEALTHSDMFMSLCSWCVAGSLTADLYQALCKGACVCIPPETLEGFQDLPLVNPSVIVSVAQPFQRAYANIVDDILNRGSFTKDLTRLVVGRITENRLMFKKPGRTLRAFSHALLGKFKAQFGSELRVVIIIGHQLTKDQSELMADLDVFVVNTYGCMEAGGLIATDVDVPQRLKALPGLEVRVVNEKNEIVAPGDLGEILVEAPNAMQGYFDVHIDPEEAKNSLVEYGSRTFVRSGDYGTLTGGWITVRGNKDVLIKLANAKTVNPLEVEATLTKSPFIKQVFIYGNGRPYVVALVVANTKAIAAHLRKVERRDGIPLVNDREKADCIRAELRRVSQDLPPRTHVRRFAFVDEFTLANGFMTVKMGYARQKIEDHYVHYFEALYDETPKFYGFAVDDYDDLF; encoded by the coding sequence ATGCTGCAGCGTTTCTCTCGTCGGTCGTTACGGGGCTAccgcggcgcgcagcaggtggcagcgctgaggTGCTCGCTGCGATTCGGCATGAATGTTGGCGGATCGTACTACCAGGAGTCGGATACGGCCGGGATTCATCAGATGAACAACGACCTCCGGCTGGGCCTTGTCATCAAGCCGCAGAGCACGCTCGTGGAGCTGTGGGAGCAGGCGCTGAAGGCATGGCCAACCCGCCGCTTTCTGGGGAGCAAGATGTGGGTGCGCGGCAAGCTTGGCTACGTCTGGGCCACGTATGAGTCCATCAACACTGAAGTTGAGGCGATGCGGACACTGCTACATCAGATGGGCGTCGAGAAGGGATCTCGTGTTGTGGTTATTAGCGAGAACCGCTATGAGTGGGTTGTGGTACACTTCGCCACCATGCAGCTGGGGGCGCACTTTGTGGCGCTTCCCACCAATATCACCCCGTCCGAGGCGCAGCTCGTGGTGAGGAGCACACAGTCCAAGGTTCTCTTTGTCGAGACAAAGGCGTCGTACGCAGCAGTCAAGGGGTGGATTGGTCGTGTGGGGCAGCTTGAGCACGCCATTTGTTTTGAGGATCAGGTTGGGGAGGGCAGCTATGCAGTTGCGATTAGCATTGCGGCAGACGTGCCTGAGAAAACTCCTGCGCGAACGGACGTCCGTGCTGAGGACACCGCGATGATTGTCTTCACAGCTGGCACCACGGGGCCGCCAAAGGGTGTCATGTTGTCTCACAAGAACATCGTTGCGAACGTCAGCTCTGTGTATGCTAGCCTTGGCGAGGCGCTGACGCACAGCGACATGTTCATGTCGCTGTGCTCGTGGTGCGTTGCGGGCAGCCTAACGGCAGACTTGTATCAGGCACTGTGCAaaggcgcgtgcgtgtgcatccCCCCTGAAACCCTGGAGGGATTCCAAGACTTACCCCTTGTTAACCCGAGCGTCATTGTCTCTGTGGCGCAGCCCTTTCAGCGCGCGTACGCGAACATCGTCGACGACATATTGAACCGTGGTAGCTTCACCAAGGACCTCACCCGCCTCGTCGTCGGTCGCATCACCGAAAACCGTCTCATGTTCAAGAAACCGGGCCGCACACTCCGGGCCTTCTCCCACGCTCTGCTCGGCAAGTTCAAGGCACAGTTTGGCTCGGAGTTGCGCGTCGTCATCATTATCGGCCACCAGCTCACCAAGGATCAGTCAGAGCTCATGGCGGACCTGGATGTGTTTGTGGTGAACACGTACGGCTGCATGGAGGCGGGTGGGCTCATCGCCACCGATGTGGATGTGCCGCAGCGTCTCAAAGCTTTGCCCGGTCTTGAGGTGCGCGTCGTAAACGAGAAAAACGAGATTGTGGCGCCAGGGGACTTGGGCGAGATCCTCGTAGAGGCCCCCAACGCCATGCAGGGCTACTTTGACGTGCACATCGACCcagaggaggcgaagaaTTCGCTGGTGGAGTACGGAAGCCGCACCTTTGTGCGGTCCGGCGACTACGGCACCCTCACCGGAGGATGGATAACGGTGAGGGGCAACAAAGACGTCCTCATCAAGTTGGCGAACGCCAAGACGGTGAACCcgctcgaggtggaggcgaccCTGACAAAGAGCCCGTTCATTAAGCAGGTCTTCATCTACGGAAATGGTCGCCCTTACGTCGTGGCACTCGTGGTGGCCAACACTAAGGCCATCGCCGCACACTTGCGCAAGGTGGAGCGTCGAGATGGTATACCGCTCGTCAACGATAGGGAAAAGGCTGATTGCATCCGCGCCGAGCTGCGGCGCGTCTCGCAGGACTTGCCCCCTCGCACTCACGTTCGCCGCTTTGCCTTTGTGGACGAATTTACCCTCGCCAACGGCTTCATGACGGTGAAGATGGGCTACGCACGCCAAAAGATCGAGGATCACTACGTGCACTACTTTGAGGCCTTGTACGATGAGACGCCGAAGTTTTACGGGTTTGCTGTTGATGACTACGATGACTTGTTCTAg
- a CDS encoding mitogen-activated protein kinase kinase 2, with the protein MEDYQIIESIGEGSFGKVYKARIKGTGQIVAMKFIVKKGKNEKELKNLRSEIEILTKLNHPHIIMLFDSFETDSDFVVVMEYAQGELYDILEDDKQLPAKEVQKIAKQLIQALNYLHSNRIIHRDMKPQNILIGQNGAVKLADFGFARSMSYNTIVLTSIKGTPLYMAPELVQERAYDNRVDLWSLGCILYELYYGKPPFYTNNLFALIKKIVCEPVKYDSKANDPISPEFKSFLSGLLTKSASSRLNWPELLNHPFVQLTMSDASWQDAIMQHDAKMKARMDRLGCLRLHGNAGRAAPKRQSTQNDDILNTKTVQKLMSGCEFEVCATLTQLVRMTSASNGDVTKSTGLLAVFDSGVLEAALTLLNERQSVKVVGLVLQLVQVLVFPEDGDVLPFPSQRPKRDGVAVLEEKHSRQQEDLFIRQQVALTLMKKPHTALDFIIGEISSDANSLAETCVKIMFQCFRWENRFGPMVTQLQAFPEMWAAILKSVNHNSVSRGKTSYEYAALVFHTVSIVIPHIKLASPQRINREGVLELVTQALSAVCYYETGAVDAHRNKIPPLTYAAAAALLIAFAHRELKDIVSFKVNDALLDGIYSIVDTVSDAPNRPVTPRALGSSYWYPDYGLLDGVAHMLSLIFSDSDSLVYAKLPDRLEHRFLESDTKNLALLVMTLLRDSDPMMELSPNGVQTLLRAAQQIFQQQKEQALSMSLLMEPIAPYSGESGSLYWLSVICRTMKTDYFRQLFYWPACRGGGATGVSAHVTIVSQILSDSLRPVSSSSNPTHLEDKLLSDISRVLHKEKVVELLVHAMDYSEGVFLGNPFAIIAKLCANSADSIKAFIDCGGVDAARIRRILDPDKAGTGLMSDGLVVLSQMARMSAEFYEPIHRSNLYDCVAALLQHSEKDLRGKTCTLIGNLCKHSDFFFEPLEKNHIVGRLVKCCSDSDAQTQKLAAFAIGNAAFHSDYLYNLLSPAIPSLVGLLACGDAKARQNAAGALSNFVRNGDQLVSPLAESSVVESLLRMLRDDDSLSSKKVAVLTINSFCAYDIFRRRFVALNLREDIRKLQQDPTAGADPSIQKYVGKLVDRLG; encoded by the coding sequence ATGGAGGACTACCAAATAATCGAGTCTATCGGTGAGGGCTCCTTTGGTAAAGTGTACAAAGCCCGCATCAAGGGCACGGGTCAAATAGTAGCAATGAAATTCATCGtcaagaagggaaaaaacgAGAAGGAGCTCAAAAATCTTCGAAGCGAGATCGAGATTTTGACGAAGCTGAATCATCCACATATTATCATGCTTTTCGACTCCTTTGAGACGGATTCTGACTTTGTAGTGGTGATGGAGTATGCGCAGGGTGAGCTGTATGATATCCTGGAGGATGACAAGCAGCTGCCGGCAAAGGAGGTCCAAAAGATTGCAAAGCAACTCATCCAGGCACTGAACTACCTTCATTCTAATCGAATTATCCACCGCGATATGAAGCCACAAAACATCTTAATTGGCCAGAACGGCGCTGTAAAACTAGCAGATTTTGGCTTTGCGCGCTCCATGAGCTACAACACAATCGTACTAACAAGCATCAAGGGTACACCGCTCTACATGGCACCGGAGCTGGTGCAAGAGCGCGCGTACGACAACCGAGTTGATCTGTGGTCGCTAGGCTGCATCCTGTATGAGCTGTACTACGGCAAGCCACCCTTCTACACGAACAATCTTTTTGCATTGATCAAAAAGATTGTTTGTGAGCCCGTCAAGTACGACTCGAAGGCAAATGATCCGATCAGCCCCGAATTCAAGAGCTTTCTTAGCGGCCTCTTGACTAAGTCCGCGTCATCACGGCTCAATTGGCCTGAGTTGCTGAACCACCCATTTGTGCAGCTGACGATGAGTGACGCGTCGTGGCAGGATGCTATTATGCAGCATGATGCGAAGATGAAGGCCCGAATGGATCGGCTGGGGTGTCTTCGACTCCATGGGAACGCCGGCCGTGCGGCCCCAAAGCGCCAATCGACCCAAAACGATGATATTCTCAACACGAAGACAGTGCAAAAACTCATGAGCGGTTGCGAGTTCGAGGTCTGTGCCACTCTTACCCAGCTGGTGCGAATGACTAGCGCGTCCAATGGGGACGTGACAAAAAGCACTGGCCTTCTTGCGGTGTTTGACTCTGGGGTCCTGGAGGCTGCGTTGACGCTGCTCAACGAGAGGCAGTCGGTGAAAGTTGTCGGTTtagtgctgcagctcgtgcaAGTGTTGGTTTTTCCGGAAGATGGTGATgtgcttccctttccttcccaGCGTCCGAAGCGCGACGGAGTGGCGGTGTTAGAGGAAAAGCACTCACGCCAGCAGGAAGATCTGTTTATTCGGCAGCAGGTTGCTCTGACGCTGATGAAGAAGCCTCACACGGCGCTCGATTTCATAATTGGCGAAATAAGCAGCGACGCGAATTCTCTTGCGGAAACGTGTGTGAAGATCATGTTTCAGTGTTTCCGTTGGGAGAACAGGTTTGGACCGATggtgacgcagctgcaggcttTTCCGGAGATGTGGGCGGCCATCCTCAAATCAGTCAACCACAACAGTGTTTCAAGGGGCAAGACGTCGTACGAGTACGCGGCTCTCGTTTTTCACACAGTGTCTATTGTTATTCCGCACATCAAGCTGGCATCCCCGCAGCGGATAAATCGTGAGGGGGTGCTGGAGCTAGTGACACAAGCACTCTCCGCTGTCTGCTACTACGAGACCGGGGCAGTAGACGCGCATCGGAATAAAATTCCCCCGTTAACCtatgcagcggcagcggctcttcTTATCGCCTTCGCTCACCGAGAGCTGAAGGACATTGTCTCGTTTAAAGTGAATGATGCTCTGCTAGACGGGATTTATTCCATCGTTGATACCGTGTCAGACGCGCCGAATCGCCCCGTGACGCCGCGGGCGCTGGGAAGCAGCTATTGGTATCCTGATTACGGCTTGCTAGATGGCGTCGCTCATATGCTGTCGTTGATTTTCTCAGACTCAGACTCGCTCGTCTACGCCAAGCTCCCCGACAGATTAGAGCACAGGTTTTTGGAGAGTGATACCAAAAACCTAGCATTGCTGGTTATGACACTTCTGCGTGACAGCGATCCAATGATGGAGCTGTCACCCAACGGCGTCCAGACGCTGTtgcgagcagcgcagcagatctttcagcagcagaaggagcAAGCTCTCTCGATGAGTCTGTTGATGGAGCCGATAGCCCCGTATTCAGGGGAGTCGGGGAGCCTATACTGGCTCTCAGTCATCTGCCGCACCATGAAAACTGACTACTTCCGTCAGCTTTTTTACTGGCCAGCAtgtcgcggcggtggcgcgacCGGCGTCAGCGCGCACGTGACGATCGTGTCTCAGATTTTGTCCGACTCGCTACGGCCCGTGAGCTCGTCCTCAAATCCAACACATTTGGAGGACAAGCTGCTGAGCGACATCAGCCGCGTGCTGCACAAGGAGAAAGTTGTCGAGCTGCTTGTGCACGCTATGGACTACTCTGAGGGAGTTTTTCTCGGGAATCCGTTTGCCATCATCGCGAAGCTGTGCGCCAACTCCGCAGACTCTATCAAGGCTTTCATAGACTGCGGTGGCGTAGACGCTGCTCGAATTAGGCGCATTCTCGACCCAGACAAAGCAGGGACAGGGTTGATGTCGGACGGGTTGGTCGTGCTATCACAAATGGCACGCATGTCTGCAGAGTTTTACGAGCCCATTCATAGATCCAACCTATATGATTGCGTGGCTGCACTCCTCCAGCACTCAGAAAAAGACTTGCGCGGCAAGACGTGCACGCTTATCGGGAATCTGTGCAAACACTCTGACTTCTTTTTTGAGCCACTTGAAAAGAACCACATTGTGGGGCGACTGGTGAAGTGCTGTagcgacagcgacgcgcAGACTCAGAAGCTCGCAGCGTTTGCCATTGGGAATGCTGCGTTTCACAGTGACTACCTGTATAATCTGCTAAGCCCAGCCATTCCCTCGTTGGTGGGCCTTCTGGCGTGTGGGGACGCTAAGGCGCGTCAAAACGCCGCCGGTGCGCTGAGCAACTTTGTTCGGAACGGCGACCAGCTTGTGAGCCCCTTGGCTGAGTCTAGCGTAGTGGAATCTCTGCTGAGGATGTTGCGTGATGACGACTCTCTGTCATCGAAAAAGGTTGCAGTGCTCACCATCAACTCGTTTTGTGCATACGACATATTCCGCCGCAGGTTTGTTGCGCTGAACTTGCGAGAGGATATTCGCAAACTGCAACAGGACCCTACCGCGGGCGCGGACCCCTCAATTCAAAAGTACGTTGGCAAACTCGTGGATCGGCTTGGCTGA
- a CDS encoding putative flagellar radial spoke protein, with amino-acid sequence MASAALSAAELEEQFASAKAYLMQADKDGVSAYDQLTRLMELLLEDNPENVAGDPSKLHEILSFIQTHSFVCGESTSACCEASQLPAEELRRFEGNKQLFNRPAPEVHTIIEQPDPYTTITTTTVVPLKAPSFESIAAQNKFWTAAGCGLADEEAFLLDRSVTNLAMEKNLQDIKFFGKIFGTHSDYFILRTRRYVEAGEIIYVETNTMGKPQRKKGIVPVQAEPGYVGVNRYTFWVTASPSDKWEKLPDVTPQQINAARETKRFFTGDLSAPVAATFPWGEAAYLRAQLARITSGTTIAPQGALEEPEPEPDTEEDEDEDAEGGAPRKPKEAKYKPLAVPSPVYDEEEVDVAQLTTDRWVHVEGYIYKNGRQTKVPEKPEPEEGEETEPESTEPEGDAEGEEEEEEPEEEEEVELFAPIQSDYLYGVVDIPQLPPPINDEDEEEEEEPDEEGEEKDPGEPDNTPLKPLRDDDVPDDDSTKMKIACWTMRVENNVSKAHRIAVVQSLRWPGATAYAAEGGKRWSCVYFGNGLKKTDAAFTPSPAPPVQSECADITEVADPTSTVEKLVRRGEEIPEIDSEAEADELEEEEDS; translated from the coding sequence ATGGCCTCCGCAGCTCTTtctgcggcggagctggaggagcagttCGCCAGTGCCAAGGCATACCTCATGCAGGCGGACAAGGATGGCGTGAGTGCATATGACCAGCTCACACGTCTCATGGAGCTTCTTCTCGAGGACAACCCTGAGAACGTTGCCGGAGATCCGTCAAAGCTGCACGAGATCTTAAGCTTCATCCAGACGCACAGCTTTGTATGCGGCGAGAGCACCTCAGCGTGTTGTGAGGCCTCGCAGTTGCCCGCCGAAGAGCTCCGGCGCTTCGAGGGCAACAAGCAGCTCTTTAATCGCCCAGCCCCGGAGGTGCACACCATCATCGAGCAGCCTGATCCGTACACCACCATTACCACTACCACCGTGGTGCCGCTGAAGGCGCCATCTTTCGAGTCCATTGCGGCGCAGAACAAGTTCTGGACTGCCGCGGGCTGCGGCCTTGCCGACGAGGAGGCATTCCTGCTTGACCGCTCCGTCACCAACCTCGCCATGGAGAAGAACTTGCAGGACATCAAGTTCTTTGGCAAGATCTTTGGCACGCACAGTGACTACTTTATCCTACGCACGCGGCGCTACGTCGAGGCAGGTGAAATCATCTACGTGGAGACCAACACGATGGGAAAGCCACAGCGAAAAAAGGGCATTGTGCCCGTGCAGGCTGAGCCGGGTTATGTCGGGGTGAATCGCTACACGTTCTGGGTTACCGCATCACCCTCCGACAAGTGGGAGAAGTTGCCAGATGTAACGCCGCAGCAGATCAACGCGGCCCGCGAAACAAAGCGCTTCTTTACGGGAGACTTATCGGCGCCTGTCGCAGCAACGTTTCCGTGGGGGGAGGCCGCGTACCTGCGAGCGCAACTGGCGCGTATCACCAGCGGCACTACCATTGCTCCCCAAGGTGCGCTCGAGGAGCCAGAGCCGGAGCCGGacacggaggaggacgaggatgaggacGCTGAGGGTGGTGCGCCGCGCAAGCCGAAGGAGGCCAAGTACAAGCCGCTGGCAGTCCCCTCGCCGGTGTatgatgaggaggaggtggacgtGGCGCAACTGACGACGGACCGCTGGGTACACGTCGAGGGGTACATTTACAAGAACGGTAGGCAAACAAAGGTGCCGGAGAAGCCTGAgccggaggagggggaggaaacCGAACCCGAATCGACCGAACCCGAGGGCGATGCtgagggtgaggaggaggaggaagagccagaggaagaggaggaggtggagctcTTCGCTCCTATCCAAAGCGACTACCTCTACGGGGTTGTCGAcatcccgcagctgccgccacccatcaatgacgaggacgaggaggaggaggaggaaccCGACGAGGAAGGTGAGGAGAAAGACCCCGGGGAGCCGGACAACACGCCACTGAAGCCTTTACGCGACGATGACGTCCCAGATGATGATTCCACCAAGATGAAAATTGCGTGCTGGACGATGCGCGTGGAGAACAATGTTAGTAAGGCTCACCGTATTGCGGTGGTGCAATCCCTTCGCTGGCCCGGCGCCACTGCGTACGCGGCTGAGGGTGGCAAACGCTGGTCTTGCGTGTACTTTGGCAACGGCCTGAAGAAGACAGATGCGGCCTTCACGCCGTCACCCGCACCCCCCGTGCAGTCAGAGTGCGCTGATATCACAGAGGTGGCAGACCCGACCTCCACCGTGGAGAAACTCGTTCGCCGCGGCGAGGAAATCCCCGAGATCGAcagcgaggcggaggcggatgagctggaggaagaggaagacagcTAA